The Chanos chanos chromosome 6, fChaCha1.1, whole genome shotgun sequence genome includes a region encoding these proteins:
- the LOC115815480 gene encoding myosin-7-like, whose protein sequence is MAEELKKEQDTSAHLERMKKNLETTVKDLQHRLDEAESLAMKGGKKQLQKLEARVRELEAEVEAEQKRSTDAIKGVRKYERRVKELTYQTEEDKKNVTRLQDLVDKLQLKVKAYKRQAEEAEEQANTHLSRYRKVQHELEEAQERADIAESQVNKLRAKSRDIKTKEAE, encoded by the exons ATGGCTGAGGAACTCAAGAAAGAGCAGGACACCAGCGCTCACctggagaggatgaagaaaaaTCTGGAAACCACCGTCAAGGACCTTCAGCATCGCCTGGATGAAGCCGAGAGCCTTGCCATGAAAGGCGGAAAGAAACAACTCCAGAAACTGGAAGCTCGG GTACGTGAGCTGGAGGCTGAGGTTGAAGCCGAGCAGAAACGTAGCACGGACGCCATCAAAGGAGTTCGTAAATATgagaggagagtgaaggagCTCACCTACCAG ACTGAGGAGGATAAGAAAAATGTGACTCGACTGCAGGATCTGGTGGACAAACTGCAGCTGAAAGTGAAAGCTTACAAGAGACAGGCTGAGGAAGCC GAGGAGCAGGCCAACACTCACCTGTCCAGGTATAGGAAGGTGCAGCATGAGTTGGAAGAGGCCCAGGAGCGGGCTGATATTGCTGAGTCCCAGGTCAACAAGCTCCGAGCCAAGAGCAGGGATATTAAG ACTAAGGAAGCAGAGTAG
- the LOC115813912 gene encoding myosin heavy chain, fast skeletal muscle-like — protein MDAEMECFGAAAVYLRKPERERIEAQNKPFDAKTAYFVAHPAEMYLKGVLKSREGGKATVETLCGKTITVKEDEIHPMNPPKFDKIEDMAMMTHLNEPAVLYNLKERYAAWMIYTYSGLFCVTVNPYKWLPVYDAMVVTAYRGKKRVEAPPHIFSISDNAYQFMLTDRENQSILITGESGAGKTVNTKRVIQYFATIAVSGSKKVEPAAGKMQGSLEDQIIAANPLLEAYGNAKTVRNDNSSRFGKFIRIHFASTGKLASADIETYLLEKSRVTFQLSAERSYHIFYQLTTGHKPELLEALLITTNPYDYPMISQGEITVKSINDVEEFIATDTAIDILGFTAEEKISIYKLTGAVMHHGNMKFKQKQREEQAEPDGTEVADKIAYLMGLNSADMLKALCYPRVKVGNEYVTKGQTVPQVNNAVMALCKSVYEKMFLWMVVRINEMLDTKQPRQFFIGVLDIAGFEIFDFNSLEQLCINFTNEKLQQFFNHHMFVLEQEEYKKEGIEWEFIDFGMDLAACIELIEKPMGIFSILEEECMFPKATDTTFKNKLHDQHLGKSACFQKPKVVKGKPEAHFSLVHYAGTVDYNIVGWLEKNKDPLNDSVVQLYQKSSLKLLAFLYASHAAAEGEGGGKKAGKKKGGSFQTVSALFRENLGKLMTNLRSTHPHFVRCLIPNESKTPGLMENFLVIHQLRCNGVLEGIRICRKGFPSRILYGDFKQRYKVLNASVIPEGQFIDNKKASEKLLGSIDVDHTQYKFGHTKVFFKAGLLGLLEEMRDEKLAMLVTMTQALCRGYLMRKEFVKMMERREAIYSIQYNIRSFMNVKTWPWMKLYFKIKPLLKSAETEKEMAAMKENFEKMKEDLTKALAKKKELEEKMVSLLQEKNDLQLQVAAEVESLADAEERCEGLIKSKIQLEAKFKETSERLEDEEEINAELTAKKRKLEDECSELKKDIDDLELTLAKVEKEKHATENKVKNLTEEMASLDETIVKLTKEKKALQEAHQQTLDDLQSEEDKVNTLTKAKAKLEQQVDDLEGSLEQEKKLRMDLERAKRKLEGDLKLAQESIMDLENDKQQSDEKLKKKDFEASQLLSKIEDEQNLGIQLQKKIKELQARIEELEEEIEAERAARAKVEKQRSDLSRELEEISERLEEAGGATAAQIEMSKKRETEFQKLRRDLEESTLQHEATAAALRKKQADSVAELGEQIDNLQRVKQKLEKEKSELKMEIDDLSSNMEAVAKSKANLEKMCRTLEDQLSELKTKNDEHVRQLNDISTQKARLQTENGEFGRQLEEKEALVSQLTRSKQAYTQQIEELKRHVEEEVKAKNALAHAVQSSRHDCELLREQFEEEQEAKAELQRALSKANSEVAQWRTKYETDAIQRTEELEEAKKKLAQRLQDAEESIEAVNAKCASLEKTKQRLQGEVEDLMIDVERANALAANLDKKQRNFDKILAEWKQKYEESQAELEGAQKEARSLSTELFKMKNSYEEALDHLETLKRENKNLQQEISDLTEQLGETGKTIHELEKGKKTVETEKSEIQTALEEAEATLEHEESKILRVQLELTQVKSEIDRKKQGMLKRRPRRQSLM, from the exons ATGGACGCGGAAATGGAGTGCTTCGGCGCCGCAGCCGTATACCTGCGGAAGCCAGAGCGCGAGAGGATAGAGGCGCAGAACAAACCGTTCGATGCCAAGACAGCTTACTTTGTGGCTCACCCAGCTGAGATGTACCTCAAAGGGGTACTGAAGAGCCGAGAGGGGGGCAAAGCCACGGTGGAGACTCTGTGTGGGAAA ACCATCACGGTGAAAGAGGACGAGATCCATCCCATGAATCCTCCGAAGTTTGATAAGATCGAGGACATGGCCATGATGACTCACCTCAACGAGCCCGCTGTGCTGTACAACCTCAAAGAGCGCTACGCGGCATGGATGATCTAT ACCTACTCTGGGCTGTTCTGTGTGACAGTGAACCCCTACAAGTGGCTTCCTGTGTACGATGCTATGGTGGTGACTGCATACAGGGGAAAGAAGAGAGTCGAGGCCCCGCCCCacatcttctccatctctgacaaTGCCTATCAGTTCATGCTCACAG ATCGTGAGAACCAGTCTATCCTGATTAC TGGAGAATCTGGTGCAGGGAAGACTGTTAACACCAAACGTGTCATCCAGTACTTTGCGACAATCGCAGTGTCTGGATCGAAGAAGGTGGAGCCTGCAGCTGGCAAAATGCAG GGGTCGCTGGAGGATCAAATCATCGCAGCCAACCCTCTGCTGGAGGCTTATGGGAATGCCAAGACTGTGAGAAATGACAACTCTTCCCGTTTC GGCAAATTCATTAGAATCCATTTTGCGTCCACTGGAAAGCTGGCCTCAGCTGATATTGAAACTT ATCTGCTGGAGAAGTCTAGGGTGACGTTCCAACTGTCTGCTGAGAGGAGCTACCACATCTTCTACCAGCTCACGACTGGACACAAGCCAGAGCTGCTAG AGGCTCTCCTGATCACCACCAACCCTTATGACTACCCCATGATTAGTCAGGGTGAGATCACAGTCAAGAGCATCAACGATGTTGAGGAGTTCATAGCTACTGAT ACGGCTATTGACATCCTGGGTTTCACTGCTGAGGAGAAAATAAGCATCTACAAGCTGACAGGAGCAGTGATGCATCATGGGAACATGAAGTTCAAACAGAAGCAGAGGGAGGAGCAGGCAGAACCAGACGGCACTGAGG TGGCTGATAAAATCGCTTACCTCATGGGCCTAAACTCAGCAGACATGCTGAAAGCTCTTTGCTACCCCAGAGTCAAAGTGGGAAATGAGTATGTAACCAAGGGACAGACCGTACCACAG GTGAACAATGCAGTTATGGCTTTGTGTAAATCGGTCTATGAGAAAATGTTCTTGTGGATGGTCGTCCGCATCAACGAGATGCTGGACACAAAGCAGCCCAGGCAGTTCTTCATTGGCGTGCTGGACATCGCTGGGTTTGAGATTTTTGAT TTCAACAGCTTGGAACAGCTGTGTATCAACTTCACCAATGAGAAACTGCAACAGTTTTTCAACCATCACATGTTTGTCCTGGAACAAGAGGAATATAAGAAAGAGGGAATTGAGTGGGAGTTCATTGACTTTGGAATGGATCTCGCAGCATGCATTGAGCTTATTGAGAAG CCAATGGGCATCTTCTCCATCCTTGAAGAGGAGTGCATGTTCCCGAAAGCAACAGACACGACCTTCAAGAACAAACTTCATGATCAACACCTTGGCAAAAGTGCATGCTTCCAGAAGCCCAAGGTTGTCAAAGGCAAACCTGAGGCCCACTTCTCCTTGGTGCACTACGCTGGCACTGTTGACTACAACATAGTTGGCTGGCTGGAGAAGAACAAGGACCCCCTGAATGACTCTGTTGTTCAGCTGTACCAGAAGTCTTCACTCAAGCTGTTGGCTTTCTTGTATGCATCTCATGCAGCTGCTGAAG GTGAAGGTGGAGGCAAAAAAGCAGGAAAGAAGAAGGGTGGCTCTTTTCAGACGGTGTCTGCTCTGTTCAGG GAGAACCTGGGCAAACTAATGACCAACTTGAGGAGCACTCATCCACATTTTGTCCGTTGTCTTATTCCTAATGAGTCAAAGACTCCAG GTCTGATGGAGAACTTCCTGGTCATCCACCAGCTGAGGTGTAATGGTGTACTGGAAGGCATCAGAATCTGCAGAAAGGGTTTCCCCAGCAGAATCCTCTATGGTGACTTCAAGCAAAG aTACAAAGTACTGAATGCTAGTGTCATCCCAGAGGGTCAATTCATCGACAACAAGAAAGCTTCAGAGAAGCTTTTAGGCTCCATTGATGTTGATCACACCCAGTACAAGTTTGGACATACTAAG GTGTTTTTCAAAGCTGGACTCTTGGGTCTTCTTGAGGAGATGCGAGATGAAAAGCTTGCTATGCTTGTGACAATGACACAGGCCCTGTGCCGTGGATACCTCATGAGAAAAGAGTTTGTAAAGATGATGGAGAGAAG AGAAGCTATCTACTCCATCCAATACAACATTCGCTCATTCATGAATGTCAAAACGTGGCCATGGATGAAGCTGTATTTCAAAATCAAACCTCTGCTGAAGAGTGCAGAGACTGAGAAGGAAATGGCCGCCATGAAGGAGAACtttgaaaaaatgaaggaaGACCTGACAAAAGCACTGGCTAAGAAGAAAGAGTTAGAGGAGAAGATGGTCAGTTTGCTGCAAGAGAAGAACGACCTCCAGTTACAAGTAGCTGCG GAAGTTGAAAGTCTTGCTGAtgctgaggagagatgtgaaggACTGATCAAGAGCAAGATCCAGCTCGAGGCCAAATTCAAAGAGACGAGCGAGAGgctggaggatgaggaagagatCAATGCTGAGCTTACGGCCAAGAAGAGGAAACTCGAAGATGAGTGCTCCGAACTCAAGAAAGACATTGACGACTTGGAGCTCACTTTGGCcaaagtggagaaagagaaacatgccACTGAAAATAag gtTAAAAACCTTACTGAAGAGATGGCCTCTCTAGATGAGACTATTGTTAAGCTCACCAAGGAAAAGAAAGCCCTCCAAGAGGCACATCAGCAGACCCTTGATGATCTCCAATCAGAGGAAGACAAAGTCAACACTCTGACAAAGGCCAAGGCCAAGCTGGAGCAGCAAGTGGATGAT CTGGAAGGTTCGTTAGAGCAAGAAAAGAAGCTTCGTATGGACCTTGAGAGAGCCAAGAGAAAGCTTGAGGGTGATCTGAAACTGGCTCAGGAATCCATAATGGATCTAGAAAATGATAAGCAACAGTCAGATGAAAAGCTCAAGAA GAAGGACTTTGAAGCAAGCCAACTTCTGAGCAAGATTGAGGATGAGCAGAATCTGGGTATTCAGCTTCAGAAGAAAATTAAGGAGCTCCAG GCTCGAATTGAGGAGCTAGAGGAGGAGATTGAAGCTGAGCGTGCTGCTCGTGCCAAGGTGGAGAAACAGAGATCTGATCTGTCCAGGGAACTTGAGGAGATCAGTGAAAGGCTTGAGGAGGCTGGAGGAGCAACCGCTGCTCAAATTGAGATGAGCAAGAAACGGGAAACAGAGTTCCAAAAACTGCGCCGCGACCTCGAGGAATCCACTCTGCAGCATGAAGCCACGGCTGCGGCACTGCGTAAGAAGCAGGCTGACAGTGTGGCAGAGCTGGGAGAGCAAATCGACAACCTCCAGAGAGTCAAACAGAAACTTGAAAAGGAGAAGAGCGAACTCAAAATGGAGATTGATGACCTATCCAGCAACATGGAAGCTGTAGCTAAATCCAAG GCTAATCTTGAGAAGATGTGTCGTACTCTGGAAGATCAACTGAGTGAACTCAAAACAAAGAATGATGAGCATGTTCGGCAGCTTAACGACATCAGTACCCAGAAAGCTCGACTTCAGACTGAAAATG GGGAATTTGGCCGTCAGCTAGAAGAGAAAGAGGCTCTGGTGTCCCAGCTGACCAGAAGCAAGCAAGCTTATACTCAGCAGATAGAGGAACTGAAGAGACATGTTGAGGAGGAGGTCAAG GCCAAAAATGCCCTGGCCCATGCAGTGCAGTCAAGCCGCCACGACTGCGAACTCCTCAGAGAACAAtttgaggaggagcaggaggctAAGGCTGAGCTCCAGCGCGCACTATCCAAGGCCAACAGTGAGGTGGCACAGTGGAGAACCAAATATGAAACTGATGCCATCCAGCGCACTGAGGAACTTGAGGAGGCCAA GAAAAAACTGGCCCAGCGTCTGCAGGATGCTGAGGAATCCATTGAAGCTGTGAACGCCAAGTGTGCCTCTCTGGAGAAGACCAAGCAGAGACTGCAGGGTGAAGTGGAAGACCTTATGATTGATGTGGAGAGAGCCAATGCACTGGCTGCCAACCTGGACAAGAAGCAAAGGAACTTTGACAAG ATTCTGGCAGAATggaagcagaaatatgaggagaGCCAGGCAGAGTTAGAGGGCGCTCAGAAGGAGGCTCGTTCTCTCAGCACTGAGCTCTTCAAGATGAAGAACTCCTATGAAGAAGCTTTGGATCATCTGGAGACCCTGAAGCGGGAGAACAAGAACCTGCAAC AGGAGATTTCCGATTTGACTGAGCAGCTTGGTGAGACTGGAAAGACCATCCATGAActggaaaaaggaaagaagacagTAGAGACTGAAAAATCAGAAATTCAGACTGCGCTCGAAGAAGCTGAG GCCACTTTGGAGCATGAGGAGTCTAAGATTCTTCGTGTCCAGCTTGAACTCACTCAAGTGAAAAGTGAGATCGACAGAAA GAAGCAAGGAATGCTGAAGAGAAGGCCAAGAAGGCAATCACTGATGTGA
- the LOC115815481 gene encoding myosin-7-like, protein MAEELKKEQDTSAHLERMKKNLETTVKDLQHRLDEAESLAMKGGKKQLQKLEARVRELEAEVEAEQKRSTDAIKGVRKYERRVKELTYQTEEDKKNVTRLQDLVDKLQLKVKAYKRQAEEAEEQANTHLSRYRKVQHELEEAQERADIAESQVNKLRAKSRDIKTKEAE, encoded by the exons ATGGCTGAGGAGCTAAAGAAAGAGCAGGACACCAGCGCTCACctggagaggatgaagaaaaaTCTGGAAACCACCGTCAAGGACCTTCAGCATCGCCTGGATGAAGCTGAGAGCCTTGCCATGAAAGGCGGAAAGAAACAACTCCAGAAACTGGAAGCTCGG GTACGTGAGCTGGAGGCTGAGGTTGAAGCCGAGCAGAAACGTAGCACGGACGCCATCAAAGGAGTTCGTAAATATgagaggagagtgaaggagCTCACCTACCAG ACTGAGGAGGATAAGAAAAATGTGACTCGACTGCAGGATCTGGTGGACAAACTGCAGCTGAAAGTGAAAGCTTACAAGAGACAGGCTGAGGAAGCT GAGGAGCAGGCCAACACTCACCTGTCCAGGTATAGGAAGGTGCAGCATGAGTTGGAAGAGGCCCAGGAGCGGGCTGATATTGCTGAGTCCCAGGTCAACAAGCTCCGAGCCAAGAGCAGGGATATTAAG ACTAAGGAAGCAGAGTAG
- the LOC115813911 gene encoding myosin heavy chain, fast skeletal muscle-like, with translation MSIDPDMQCFGPAAVYLRKPERERMEAQNKPFDAKTAYFVAEPAEMYLKGVLKSREGGKATVETLCGKTITVKDDQIFPMNPPKFDKIEDMAMMTHLNEPTVLYNLKERYAAWMIYTYSGLFCVTVNPYKWLPVYDAMVVVAYRGKKRVEAPPHIFSISDNAYQFMLTDRENQSILITGESGAGKTVNTKRVIQYFATIAVSGSKKVEPAAGKMQGSLEDQIIAANPLLEAYGNAKTVRNDNSSRFGKFIRIHFASTGKLASADIETYLLEKSRVTFQLSAERSYHIFYQLTTGHKPELLEALLITTNPYDYPMISQGEITVKSINDVEEFIATDTAIDILGFTAEEKISIYKLTGAVMHHGNMKFKQKQREEQAEPDGTEVADKIAYLMGLNSADMLKALCYPRVKVGNEYVTKGQTVPQVNNAVMALCKSVYEKMFLWMVVRINEMLDTKQPRQFFIGVLDIAGFEIFDFNSLEQLCINFTNEKLQQFFNHHMFVLEQEEYKKEGIEWEFIDFGMDLAACIELIEKPMGIFSILEEECMFPKATDTTFKNKLHDQHLGKSACFQKPKVVKGKPEAHFSLVHYAGTVDYNIVGWLEKNKDPLNDSVVQLYQKSSLKLLAFLYASHAAAEGEGGGKKAGKKKGGSFQTVSALFRENLGKLMTNLRSTHPHFVRCLIPNESKTPGLMENFLVIHQLRCNGVLEGIRICRKGFPSRILYGDFKQRYKVLNASVIPEGQFIDNKKASEKLLGSIDVDHTQYKFGHTKVFFKAGLLGLLEEMRDEKLAMLVTMTQALCRGYLMRKEFVKMMERREAIYSIQYNIRSFMNVKTWPWMKLYFKIKPLLKSAETEKEMAAMKENFEKMKEDLTKALAKKKELEEKMVSLLQEKNDLQLQVAAEVESLADAEERCEGLIKSKIQLEAKFKETSERLEDEEEINAELTAKKRKLEDECSELKKDIDDLELTLAKVEKEKHATENKVKNLTEEMASLDETIVKLTKEKKALQEAHQQTLDDLQSEEDKVNTLTKAKAKLEQQVDDLEGSLEQEKKLRMDLERAKRKLEGDLKLAQESIMDLENDKQQSDEKLKKKDFEASQLLSKIEDEQNLGIQLQKKIKELQARIEELEEEIEAERAARAKVEKQRSDLSRELEEISERLEEAGGATAAQIEMSKKRETEFQKLRRDLEESTLQHEATAAALRKKQADSVAELGEQIDNLQRVKQKLEKEKSELKMEIDDLSSNMEAVAKSKANLEKMCRTLEDQLSELKTKNDEHVRQLNDISTQKARLQTENGEFGRQLEEKEALVSQLTRSKQAYTQQIEELKRHVEEEVKAKNALAHAVQSSRHDCELLREQFEEEQEAKAELQRALSKANSEVAQWRTKYETDAIQRTEELEEAKKKLAQRLQDAEESIEAVNAKCASLEKTKQRLQGEVEDLMIDVERANALAANLDKKQRNFDKILAEWKQKYEESQAELEGAQKEARSLSTELFKMKNSYEEALDHLETLKRENKNLQQEISDLTEQLGETGKTIHELEKGKKTVETEKSEIQTALEEAEATLEHEESKILRVQLELTQVKSEIDRKKQGMLKRRPRRQSLM, from the exons ATGAGCATTGATCCGGATATGCAGTGCTTTGGCCCCGCAGCCGTATACCTGCGGAAGCCAGAGCGCGAGAGGATGGAGGCACAGAACAAACCGTTCGATGCCAAGACAGCTTACTTTGTGGCTGAGCCGGCTGAGATGTACCTCAAAGGGGTACTGAAGAGCCGAGAGGGGGGCAAAGCCACGGTGGAGACTCTGTGTGGGAAA ACTATCACAGTGAAAGATGACCAGATTTTTCCCATGAATCCTCCGAAGTTTGATAAGATCGAGGACATGGCCATGATGACTCACCTCAATGAGCCCACTGTGCTGTACAACCTCAAAGAGCGTTATGCAGCATGGATGATCTAT aCCTACTCTGGGCTGTTCTGTGTGACAGTGAACCCCTACAAGTGGCTTCCTGTGTACGATGCTATGGTGGTGGTGGCATACAGGGGAAAGAAGAGAGTCGAGGCCCCGCCCCACATCTTTTCCATCTCTGACAATGCCTATCAGTTCATGCTCACAG ATCGTGAGAACCAGTCTATCCTGATTAC TGGAGAATCTGGTGCAGGGAAGACTGTTAACACCAAACGTGTCATCCAGTACTTTGCGACAATCGCAGTGTCTGGATCGAAGAAGGTGGAGCCTGCAGCTGGCAAAATGCAG GGGTCGCTGGAGGATCAAATCATCGCAGCCAACCCTCTGCTGGAGGCTTATGGGAATGCCAAGACTGTGAGAAATGACAACTCTTCCCGTTTC GGCAAATTCATTAGAATCCATTTTGCGTCCACTGGAAAGCTGGCCTCAGCTGATATTGAAACTT ATCTGCTGGAGAAGTCTAGGGTGACGTTCCAACTGTCTGCTGAGAGGAGCTACCACATCTTCTACCAGCTCACGACTGGACACAAGCCAGAGCTGCTAG AGGCTCTCCTGATCACCACCAACCCTTATGACTACCCCATGATTAGTCAGGGTGAGATCACAGTCAAGAGCATCAACGATGTTGAGGAGTTCATAGCTACTGAT ACGGCTATTGACATCCTGGGTTTCACTGCTGAGGAGAAAATAAGCATCTACAAGCTGACAGGAGCAGTGATGCATCATGGGAACATGAAGTTCAAACAGAAGCAGAGGGAGGAGCAGGCAGAACCAGACGGCACTGAGG TGGCTGATAAAATCGCTTACCTCATGGGCCTAAACTCAGCAGACATGCTGAAAGCTCTTTGCTACCCCAGAGTCAAAGTGGGAAATGAGTATGTAACCAAGGGACAGACCGTACCACAG GTGAACAATGCAGTTATGGCTTTGTGTAAATCGGTCTATGAGAAAATGTTCTTGTGGATGGTCGTCCGCATCAACGAGATGCTGGACACAAAGCAGCCCAGGCAGTTCTTCATTGGCGTGCTGGACATCGCTGGGTTTGAGATTTTTGAT TTCAACAGCTTGGAACAGCTGTGTATCAACTTCACCAATGAGAAACTGCAACAGTTTTTCAACCATCACATGTTTGTCCTGGAACAAGAGGAATATAAGAAAGAGGGAATTGAGTGGGAGTTCATTGACTTTGGAATGGATCTCGCAGCATGCATTGAGCTTATTGAGAAG CCAATGGGCATCTTCTCCATCCTTGAAGAGGAGTGCATGTTCCCGAAAGCAACAGACACGACCTTCAAGAACAAACTTCATGATCAACACCTTGGCAAAAGTGCATGCTTCCAGAAGCCCAAGGTTGTCAAAGGCAAACCTGAGGCCCACTTCTCCCTGGTGCACTACGCTGGCACTGTTGACTACAACATAGTTGGCTGGCTGGAGAAGAACAAGGACCCCCTGAATGACTCTGTTGTTCAGCTGTATCAGAAGTCTTCACTCAAGCTGTTGGCTTTCTTGTATGCATCTCATGCAGCTGCTGAAG GTGAAGGTGGAGGCAAAAAAGCAGGAAAGAAGAAGGGTGGCTCTTTTCAGACGGTGTCTGCTCTGTTCAGG GAGAACCTGGGCAAACTAATGACCAACTTGAGGAGCACTCATCCACATTTTGTCCGTTGTCTTATTCCTAATGAGTCAAAGACTCCAG GTCTGATGGAGAACTTCCTGGTCATCCACCAGCTGAGGTGTAACGGTGTACTGGAAGGCATCAGAATCTGCAGAAAGGGTTTCCCCAGCAGAATCCTCTATGGTGACTTCAAGCAAAG aTACAAAGTACTGAATGCTAGTGTCATCCCAGAGGGTCAATTCATCGACAACAAGAAAGCTTCAGAGAAGCTTTTAGGCTCCATTGATGTTGATCACACCCAGTACAAGTTTGGACATACTAAG GTGTTTTTCAAAGCTGGACTCTTGGGTCTTCTTGAGGAGATGCGAGATGAAAAGCTTGCTATGCTTGTGACAATGACACAGGCCCTGTGCCGTGGATACCTCATGAGAAAAGAGTTTGTAAAGATGATGGAGAGAAG AGAAGCTATCTACTCCATCCAATACAACATTCGCTCATTCATGAATGTCAAAACGTGGCCATGGATGAAGCTGTATTTCAAAATCAAACCTCTGCTGAAGAGTGCAGAGACTGAGAAGGAAATGGCCGCCATGAAGGAGAACtttgaaaaaatgaaggaaGACCTGACAAAAGCACTGGCTAAGAAGAAAGAGTTAGAGGAGAAGATGGTCAGTTTGCTGCAAGAGAAGAACGACCTCCAGTTACAAGTAGCTGCG GAAGTTGAAAGTCTTGCTGAtgctgaggagagatgtgaaggACTGATCAAGAGCAAGATCCAGCTCGAGGCCAAATTCAAAGAGACGAGCGAGAGgctggaggatgaggaagagatCAATGCTGAGCTTACGGCCAAGAAGAGGAAACTCGAAGATGAGTGCTCCGAACTCAAGAAAGACATTGACGACTTGGAGCTCACTTTGGCcaaagtggagaaagagaaacatgccACTGAAAATAag gtTAAAAACCTTACTGAAGAGATGGCCTCTCTAGATGAGACTATTGTTAAGCTCACCAAGGAAAAGAAAGCCCTCCAAGAGGCACATCAGCAGACCCTTGATGATCTCCAATCAGAGGAAGACAAAGTCAACACTCTGACAAAGGCCAAGGCCAAGCTGGAGCAGCAAGTGGATGAT CTGGAAGGTTCGTTAGAGCAAGAAAAGAAGCTTCGTATGGACCTTGAGAGAGCCAAGAGAAAGCTTGAGGGTGATCTGAAACTGGCTCAGGAATCCATAATGGATCTAGAAAATGATAAGCAACAGTCAGATGAAAAGCTCAAGAA GAAGGACTTTGAAGCAAGCCAACTTCTGAGCAAGATTGAGGATGAGCAGAATCTGGGTATTCAGCTTCAGAAGAAAATTAAGGAGCTCCAG GCTCGAATTGAGGAGCTAGAGGAGGAGATTGAAGCTGAGCGTGCTGCTCGTGCCAAGGTGGAGAAACAGAGATCTGATCTGTCCAGGGAACTTGAGGAGATCAGTGAAAGGCTTGAGGAGGCTGGAGGAGCAACCGCTGCCCAAATTGAGATGAGCAAGAAACGGGAAACAGAGTTCCAAAAACTGCGCCGCGACCTCGAGGAATCCACTCTGCAGCATGAAGCCACGGCTGCGGCACTGCGTAAGAAGCAGGCTGACAGTGTGGCAGAGCTGGGAGAGCAAATCGACAACCTCCAGAGAGTCAAACAGAAACTTGAGAAGGAGAAGAGCGAACTCAAAATGGAGATTGATGACCTATCCAGCAACATGGAAGCTGTAGCTAAATCCAAG GCTAATCTTGAGAAGATGTGTCGTACTCTGGAAGATCAGCTGAGTGAACTCAAAACAAAGAATGATGAGCATGTTCGGCAGCTTAACGACATCAGTACCCAGAAAGCTCGACTTCAGACTGAAAATG GGGAATTTGGGCGTCAGCTAGAAGAGAAAGAGGCTCTGGTGTCCCAGCTGACCAGAAGCAAGCAAGCTTATACACAGCAGATAGAGGAACTGAAGAGACATGTTGAGGAGGAGGTCAAG GCCAAAAATGCCCTGGCCCATGCAGTGCAGTCAAGCCGCCACGACTGCGAACTCCTCAGAGAACAAtttgaggaggagcaggaggctAAGGCTGAGCTCCAGCGCGCACTATCCAAGGCCAACAGTGAGGTGGCACAGTGGAGAACCAAATATGAAACTGATGCCATCCAGCGCACTGAGGAACTTGAGGAGGCCAA GAAAAAACTGGCCCAGCGTCTGCAGGATGCTGAGGAATCCATTGAAGCTGTGAACGCCAAGTGTGCCTCTCTGGAGAAGACCAAGCAGAGACTGCAGGGTGAAGTTGAAGACCTTATGATTGATGTGGAGAGAGCCAATGCACTGGCTGCCAACCTGGACAAGAAGCAAAGGAACTTTGACAAG ATTCTGGCAGAATggaagcagaaatatgaggagaGCCAGGCAGAGTTAGAGGGCGCTCAGAAGGAGGCTCGTTCTCTCAGCACTGAGCTCTTCAAGATGAAGAACTCCTATGAAGAAGCTTTGGATCATCTGGAGACCCTGAAGCGGGAGAACAAGAACCTGCAAC AGGAGATTTCCGATTTGACTGAGCAGCTTGGTGAGACTGGAAAGACCATCCATGAActggaaaaaggaaagaagacagTAGAGACTGAAAAATCAGAAATTCAGACTGCGCTCGAAGAAGCTGAG GCCACTTTGGAGCATGAGGAGTCTAAGATTCTTCGTGTCCAGCTTGAACTCACTCAAGTGAAAAGTGAGATCGACAGAAA GAAGCAAGGAATGCTGAAGAGAAGGCCAAGAAGGCAATCACTGATGTGA